The following is a genomic window from Shewanella avicenniae.
TGATCCAACACCGGCACGTTGAGATAGTTAATCCCCGCGGCGGCAAGTGCTTCTGCCGCAATGGCATCAAACTCCGCCGTCACATCCAAAATGGCACTGATGCCCTGTTGTTTGAGCACGTCTAAATCGCTCGGTAATAATCGGCTGCCAAGATACAGATGGTCGGTGATTTTACTGATCGGCGGCACCGTATCGCGCTTACGGGCGATATTGTTATACAGCGTCACGCTGAGCAGAAACGGCATCAGCAACCAACGCATCCAGCGGTTGATGCGACCATCGCCACGTTTACGGAAAATTGCCGGACGGTGCAGCAGATAAGCGCCCGCCACTAGAGCAAACGCCAAACTGAACCACAGCAATAGTGGCCACAGCCAAAGCAATAAATCAGGTAAATAAATACCTAAAAGCAATGCCAAGGCTGCGATTGCAAAATACCAAATCGTTAACGGCATAACAGGGCATCCTTTTTATGGGTGAACTTGGGAATAAAATCAGCAGGAGTAACACCAGCGAGCGTGTGTCGAATACTTATGCTACCGTCTCGTGGCTTAAGAACAGCCGAAAAAAAACTAAATGTTGCTTTGATGTGAGGCGCGAGAATGCCGTTGATATGTTGAACTTTGAGCAGAATCCATCTGAGCATAAAACCTCCTTGAGCGAGTGTTATCACCTCATGAACGACGTGAAACCGCTATTGGAATGCTTGAGTAAAATCTTAATGATTGTGTTTTTGTCTCTCTCTAAAATTTAGCTAATGCGGTTAAGGGCTTCGCCACAAGCAAAGCCCTTCTTTGACCACATACGAAAATTATTTGCCGTTCGATTGCGCGTTAGCATTACTTTTCTGTACGGCTAATACCGACTCCATACTTGGCACGATAGATTGCGGATTTAGCCGCATCTGATACCAATTTAAGCGCCAATCCAAATGCGGCCCGGTGGCTCGGCCTGTCGCGCCAACTTCAGCAACTTTCTGCCCCTGCTTTACCTGTCTGCCCGGTTTGACATACAGCTTACTCAAATGCAGAAAAGAGGAACTGACGCCAAAGCCATGATCGATAACCATGGTGCCACCCGAATAAAACATATCTGGCACGGCTAAGGTCACCACACCATCAGCTGGAGCAACCACCACAGTACCGGTAGGTCTGGCGATATCCACCCCAAAATGTGGATTACCCGCCACGCCATTATAAATACGCTGGCTGCCATAAACGCCGGAGATCCTGCCAGTTACTGGCCAAATAAACTGACTCATAAAAGCCTTGAGGTCGCTAGAGGTGTCGCGCGCTTCACGCACCATCTGTGAATCAAGTTTGGCGCGCGCCACATCCGCAGGATCTGGCTGCATGATTTCTTTGCTGATGCCTTCAATGCGCGAGATGCGGTAATCCTGTTTGGCCACAGTTAATGCGCGTTGCTCTTGGCTACCATCGGGATAACTGATGCTCAATTGATGTGACTCAGCCGAGTCCCGATCAAAACCAAACACAAAGTTACCGTCCGCCGTGATTTTCAGCGCTTCACCATCCAAACTCACTCGACTACCCGCTAAGGTTTTACCGCGGATCAAGGCGCCTTGTTCTATCACGCCGCTCAAGGTGGTACGTTCAACGGCATAACTTTGGTTCAGACAGATTGAACACAACAGTAAATTTATCATCGCCAACAGGCGGAAATGGCTGCAAAAACGCAAAACAACTCCTTTCAATGATGTTCAATCAACTACAGCATTAGCCGCGTTCAACATAGCCCGATGCAATCGAGCCTTTGCCAATCCCCTCGTAGGCGATCACCCGAAACTGCTTGCCCGGCACCTTGTTCGCTAGAGTTTTGGCCATAAAGTCCGCTAACAGTTCAATAGTGGTGTCAT
Proteins encoded in this region:
- a CDS encoding M23 family metallopeptidase, whose translation is MINLLLCSICLNQSYAVERTTLSGVIEQGALIRGKTLAGSRVSLDGEALKITADGNFVFGFDRDSAESHQLSISYPDGSQEQRALTVAKQDYRISRIEGISKEIMQPDPADVARAKLDSQMVREARDTSSDLKAFMSQFIWPVTGRISGVYGSQRIYNGVAGNPHFGVDIARPTGTVVVAPADGVVTLAVPDMFYSGGTMVIDHGFGVSSSFLHLSKLYVKPGRQVKQGQKVAEVGATGRATGPHLDWRLNWYQMRLNPQSIVPSMESVLAVQKSNANAQSNGK